A genomic region of Friedmanniella luteola contains the following coding sequences:
- a CDS encoding M1 family metallopeptidase, with translation MSSADPGPARPRRRRRRLLLAALAALLVGALVTTVLLVLERREAAPGRTGGEPGLGDPYFPRAGNSGYDVDRYTIDLDLGAGDGSLTGTTTFVARATQDLAWFWFDLALDVRAVQVDGAAAAVSRDGATDVRVQPVRPVPVGAEFSVRVEYAGTPAAVEVDGASPVHQRGAEWSVFGEPEASAWWFPADDHPSDPALVDVSVRVPAGVEAVSVGRLASRDTGDEADFDTWHWVAGQPMATYLAFVSVGPYRLEEGVQDGRSTVYAVSEQLTGRQQRAALDRLRTSGATVRVLETMFGPYPFTELGGVVPSAPLEFGALETQTRPVYDARAITDADFAPELLAHELAHQWFGDQVTLRAWDDVVNSEGWASWVAWAVVERTGGPSAAAAFERTYAAARSDRRIWSVDLTDPGRDHLFDAVYTRGPLALQALRTLIGDEAFFGLARDWTSRPATRSFEEWQVQAQAATAVDLGPYFAAWYQAPTAPEPSPALGFP, from the coding sequence ATGTCGAGCGCTGACCCGGGCCCGGCGCGACCTCGACGGCGTCGCCGCCGGCTGCTGCTCGCCGCGCTGGCCGCGCTGCTGGTCGGGGCGCTGGTCACCACCGTGCTGCTGGTGCTGGAGCGGCGGGAGGCCGCGCCGGGGCGCACCGGCGGCGAGCCCGGACTCGGCGACCCGTACTTCCCGCGGGCCGGCAACAGCGGATACGACGTGGACCGCTACACCATCGACCTCGACCTGGGCGCGGGCGACGGCTCGCTGACCGGGACGACGACGTTCGTGGCCCGCGCGACGCAGGACCTGGCCTGGTTCTGGTTCGACCTGGCGCTCGACGTCCGGGCGGTGCAGGTGGACGGGGCCGCGGCGGCCGTCAGCCGCGACGGGGCCACCGACGTCCGGGTGCAGCCGGTCCGGCCGGTGCCGGTGGGTGCGGAGTTCAGCGTCCGCGTCGAGTACGCCGGCACGCCCGCGGCCGTCGAGGTCGACGGTGCGTCGCCGGTCCACCAGCGGGGCGCGGAGTGGTCGGTGTTCGGCGAGCCGGAGGCGTCGGCCTGGTGGTTCCCGGCGGACGACCACCCCTCCGACCCGGCCCTGGTCGACGTCTCGGTGCGGGTGCCCGCCGGGGTGGAGGCGGTGAGCGTCGGGCGGTTGGCGTCGCGCGACACCGGCGACGAGGCCGACTTCGACACCTGGCACTGGGTGGCCGGCCAGCCGATGGCGACCTATCTGGCCTTCGTCAGCGTCGGGCCGTACCGGTTGGAGGAGGGCGTCCAGGACGGCCGCTCCACCGTCTACGCGGTCTCCGAGCAGCTGACGGGCCGGCAGCAGCGGGCGGCCCTGGACCGGCTGCGGACGAGCGGCGCGACGGTGCGGGTGCTGGAGACGATGTTCGGGCCCTACCCCTTCACCGAGCTGGGCGGGGTGGTGCCGTCGGCCCCGCTGGAGTTCGGCGCGCTGGAGACCCAGACCCGGCCCGTCTACGACGCCCGGGCGATCACCGACGCGGACTTCGCCCCCGAGCTCCTGGCCCACGAGCTGGCCCACCAGTGGTTCGGCGACCAGGTCACGCTGCGGGCCTGGGACGACGTCGTCAACAGCGAGGGCTGGGCTTCCTGGGTCGCGTGGGCGGTGGTGGAGCGCACCGGCGGGCCGTCGGCCGCGGCGGCGTTCGAGCGCACCTACGCCGCCGCCCGGAGCGACCGCCGGATCTGGTCGGTCGACCTCACCGACCCGGGCCGGGACCACCTCTTCGACGCCGTCTACACCCGCGGGCCGCTGGCCCTGCAGGCGCTGCGCACCCTGATCGGCGACGAGGCCTTCTTCGGCCTGGCCCGGGACTGGACCAGCAGGCCCGCCACCCGGTCCTTCGAGGAGTGGCAGGTGCAGGCCCAGGCGGCCACCGCCGTCGACCTCGGCCCGTACTTCGCGGCCTGGTACCAAGCCCCCACCGCCCCCGAGCCCAGCCCCGCCCTCGGCTTCCCCTGA
- the ybeY gene encoding rRNA maturation RNase YbeY produces the protein MSVDINNESGLEADSPGLVRLATFTLDQLRIHPQAELSILLVDEDTMSAYHEKYMGEPGPTDVLSFPMDELQPPDDDEEPPLGMLGDVVLCPAVTSRQATEHGRSADAEAEYLLVHGMLHLLGYDHADDEEKAEMFGLKDRVLAAWAEQRPDRAGRS, from the coding sequence ATGAGCGTCGACATCAACAACGAGTCCGGTCTGGAGGCCGACAGTCCGGGCCTCGTCCGGCTCGCCACCTTCACCCTCGACCAGCTGAGGATCCACCCCCAGGCCGAGCTGTCGATCCTGCTCGTGGACGAGGACACCATGTCCGCGTACCACGAGAAGTACATGGGCGAGCCCGGCCCGACCGACGTCCTCAGCTTCCCGATGGACGAGCTGCAGCCGCCGGACGACGACGAGGAGCCCCCGCTGGGGATGCTCGGTGACGTGGTGCTCTGCCCGGCGGTCACCAGCCGTCAGGCGACCGAGCACGGACGCTCCGCCGACGCCGAGGCGGAGTACCTGCTGGTGCACGGGATGCTGCACCTGCTGGGCTACGACCACGCCGACGACGAGGAGAAGGCCGAGATGTTCGGCTTGAAGGACCGCGTGCTGGCCGCCTGGGCCGAGCAGCGTCCCGACCGGGCCGGCCGCTCGTGA
- a CDS encoding cytidine deaminase, with the protein MSTTDAAPAAPTDPEDVKILTLARAALARTGARQGACVRDTDGRTYAGTSVDLPHLRLSAISVVVAMAVSSGAEGLEAVALSSTDDPDDDDLAVVADLPGQGVVLWHADPRGQLRRKVDVRART; encoded by the coding sequence GTGAGCACCACCGACGCAGCCCCCGCGGCGCCGACCGACCCCGAGGACGTCAAGATCCTCACCCTGGCTCGCGCCGCGCTGGCGCGCACCGGGGCCCGGCAGGGCGCCTGCGTCCGCGACACCGACGGCCGGACCTACGCCGGCACCAGCGTGGACCTGCCGCACCTGCGGCTGTCGGCGATCTCCGTCGTGGTCGCGATGGCCGTGTCCTCCGGCGCCGAGGGCCTGGAGGCCGTCGCGCTGTCCAGCACCGACGACCCCGACGACGACGACCTCGCGGTCGTCGCCGACCTCCCCGGTCAGGGCGTGGTGCTCTGGCACGCCGACCCCCGGGGCCAGCTCCGACGGAAGGTCGACGTCCGTGCCCGCACCTGA
- a CDS encoding PhoH family protein, whose protein sequence is MVNILGPGDEFLRILERELSAGVHVRGNEITLTGSAPEVDAAAEVLTELVTVLRTGQGLTADAVERTCAMVVGREETHPSDVLTQNILSSRGKTIRPKTLNQKRYVDAIDKHTVVFGIGPAGTGKTYLAVAKAVQALQNKQVNRIILTRPAVEAGEHLGFLPGTLNDKIDPYLRPLYDALHDMLDPNTIPRLLTAGTIEVAPLAYMRGRTLNDAFIILDEAQNTSMEQMKMFLTRLGFGSKIVVTGDVTQVDLPGGTRSGLREVQAILDDVADISFNHLTNHDVVRHKLVGKIVAAYDVFEAQQPPPVARGHR, encoded by the coding sequence ATGGTCAACATCCTGGGCCCCGGCGATGAGTTCCTGCGGATCCTGGAGCGCGAGCTGAGCGCCGGCGTCCACGTCCGCGGCAACGAGATCACCCTGACCGGTTCGGCCCCCGAGGTCGACGCCGCCGCCGAGGTGCTGACCGAGCTCGTCACGGTGCTGCGCACCGGGCAGGGCCTGACGGCGGACGCCGTCGAGCGCACCTGCGCGATGGTCGTCGGCCGCGAGGAGACGCACCCCTCCGACGTGCTCACCCAGAACATCCTGTCCTCGCGCGGCAAGACGATCCGGCCGAAGACGCTGAACCAGAAGCGCTACGTCGACGCCATCGACAAGCACACGGTGGTCTTCGGGATCGGCCCCGCCGGTACCGGCAAGACCTACCTGGCCGTGGCCAAGGCGGTGCAGGCGCTGCAGAACAAGCAGGTCAACCGGATCATCCTGACGCGGCCGGCCGTCGAGGCCGGGGAGCACCTGGGCTTCCTGCCCGGCACGCTCAACGACAAGATCGACCCGTACCTGCGCCCGCTCTACGACGCGCTGCACGACATGCTCGACCCCAACACCATCCCGCGGCTGCTGACCGCCGGGACGATCGAGGTCGCGCCGCTGGCCTACATGCGCGGCCGCACGCTGAACGACGCCTTCATCATCCTCGACGAGGCCCAGAACACCTCGATGGAGCAGATGAAGATGTTCCTGACCCGGCTGGGCTTCGGCTCGAAGATCGTGGTGACCGGCGACGTCACCCAGGTCGACCTGCCGGGGGGCACCCGCAGCGGGCTCCGCGAGGTGCAGGCGATCCTCGACGACGTCGCGGACATCTCGTTCAACCACCTCACGAACCACGACGTCGTCCGGCACAAGCTGGTCGGCAAGATCGTGGCGGCCTACGACGTGTTCGAGGCCCAGCAGCCGCCGCCCGTGGCGCGCGGCCACCGGTGA
- the leuA gene encoding 2-isopropylmalate synthase, producing MTTTPDHTVFGTRAQSVPVQQPSPMPYGRYRAFPPVDLPDRTWPAQQITAAPRWLSTDLRDGNQALIDPMTPARKHKMFELLVRMGYKEIEVGFPSASQFDFDFVRQLIERGIPDDVTISVLTQAREDLIERTAESLVGARAATIHLYNATAPLFRRVVFGVDKPECIALATRGTELVMKYAEQHLGDVEFGYQYSPEIFTGTELDFAVEVCDAVMDVWQPSAGREIILNLPATVEMATPNVYADQIEWFSRHVRNREHVAISLHPHNDRGTATAATELALMAGADRVEGCLFGHGERTGNVDLVTLGMNLFSQGIDPKIDFSDIDEIRRTVEYCTNLPVHPRHPYAGDLVYTAFSGSHQDAIKKGLEALEKQAAAEGVPVSELMWEAPYLPIDPHDVGRSYEAVIRVNSQSGKGGVAYIMKSEHNLDLPRRLQIEFSRVVQSHTDSDGGEVGAARLWDIFTTEYLAPDAPLTLRGVKSASASGRHDSVEATVVDRGRERQISGEGNGPVSAFVDALSSLGYHVRVLDYAEHALSSGGDALAAAYVECEIGDGENSVVAWGVGMDANIVAASLKAVTSAVNRTAG from the coding sequence ATGACCACCACCCCTGACCACACCGTCTTCGGCACGCGTGCGCAGTCCGTGCCCGTGCAGCAGCCCAGCCCCATGCCCTACGGGCGCTACCGCGCCTTCCCGCCGGTCGACCTGCCCGACCGCACCTGGCCGGCGCAGCAGATCACCGCCGCACCCCGGTGGCTGTCCACCGACCTGCGGGACGGCAACCAGGCCCTCATCGACCCGATGACCCCGGCCCGCAAGCACAAGATGTTCGAGCTGCTGGTGCGGATGGGCTACAAGGAGATCGAGGTCGGCTTCCCCTCCGCCAGCCAGTTCGACTTCGACTTCGTCCGGCAGCTGATCGAGCGGGGCATCCCCGACGACGTGACGATCTCGGTGCTGACGCAGGCCCGCGAGGACCTGATCGAGCGCACCGCGGAGTCGCTGGTGGGGGCGCGGGCGGCGACGATCCACCTCTACAACGCGACGGCGCCGCTGTTCCGCCGCGTCGTCTTCGGCGTCGACAAGCCGGAGTGCATCGCGCTGGCCACCCGCGGGACCGAGCTGGTGATGAAGTACGCCGAGCAGCATCTGGGCGACGTCGAGTTCGGCTACCAGTACAGCCCGGAGATCTTCACCGGCACCGAGCTGGACTTCGCCGTCGAGGTCTGCGACGCCGTGATGGACGTCTGGCAGCCCAGCGCCGGACGGGAGATCATCCTCAACCTGCCGGCGACGGTGGAGATGGCGACGCCGAACGTCTACGCCGACCAGATCGAGTGGTTCAGCCGGCACGTGCGGAACCGGGAGCACGTCGCGATCTCGCTGCACCCGCACAACGACCGCGGCACGGCGACCGCGGCCACCGAGCTGGCCCTGATGGCGGGCGCCGACCGCGTCGAGGGCTGCCTGTTCGGCCACGGCGAGCGGACCGGCAACGTCGACCTGGTGACGCTGGGCATGAACCTGTTCAGCCAGGGGATCGACCCGAAGATCGACTTCTCCGACATCGACGAGATCCGTCGCACGGTGGAGTACTGCACGAACCTGCCGGTCCACCCGCGCCACCCCTACGCGGGCGACCTGGTCTACACCGCCTTCTCCGGCTCCCACCAGGACGCCATCAAGAAGGGCCTGGAGGCCCTGGAGAAGCAGGCCGCCGCCGAGGGCGTGCCCGTCTCGGAGCTGATGTGGGAGGCCCCGTACCTGCCCATCGACCCGCACGACGTCGGCCGCTCGTACGAGGCCGTGATCCGGGTCAACAGCCAGTCCGGCAAGGGCGGCGTCGCCTACATCATGAAGTCGGAGCACAACCTCGACCTCCCGCGCCGCCTGCAGATCGAGTTCAGCCGCGTCGTGCAGTCCCACACCGACAGTGACGGCGGGGAGGTCGGTGCCGCCCGGCTCTGGGACATCTTCACCACCGAGTACCTGGCGCCGGACGCGCCGTTGACCCTGCGGGGGGTCAAGTCCGCCTCCGCCAGCGGCCGGCACGACTCGGTCGAGGCCACCGTGGTGGACCGTGGCCGCGAGCGGCAGATCTCGGGGGAGGGCAACGGGCCCGTCTCGGCCTTCGTCGACGCCCTGTCCTCGCTGGGCTACCACGTGCGGGTCCTCGACTACGCCGAGCACGCGCTGTCCTCGGGCGGCGACGCCCTGGCCGCGGCCTACGTCGAGTGCGAGATCGGCGACGGCGAGAACAGCGTCGTCGCCTGGGGGGTGGGCATGGACGCCAACATCGTCGCCGCCTCCCTCAAGGCCGTCACCTCGGCCGTCAACCGCACCGCCGGCTGA
- a CDS encoding DUF5709 domain-containing protein, whose amino-acid sequence MSDMTQSYEQTPDREEQLDQDQLQSQTNLEERGVDDALDEGYSPPEKPSVLLREGEHDSMDARLSEEIPEPDPYAETDQEKGLDDGVSDESDFLDTETGDERAGRLMDLDEGIGPDDEGSLLATDAGIDAGAATAEEAAMHIVPDDQV is encoded by the coding sequence ATGAGCGACATGACGCAGTCCTACGAGCAGACCCCGGACCGGGAGGAGCAGCTCGACCAGGACCAGCTGCAGTCCCAGACGAACCTCGAGGAGCGGGGCGTCGACGACGCCCTCGACGAGGGCTACTCCCCGCCGGAGAAGCCCTCGGTGCTGCTGCGCGAGGGTGAGCACGACTCGATGGACGCCCGGCTGTCGGAGGAGATCCCCGAGCCCGACCCGTACGCCGAGACCGACCAGGAGAAGGGGCTCGACGACGGCGTCTCCGACGAGTCCGACTTCCTCGACACCGAGACCGGCGACGAGCGCGCCGGCCGTCTGATGGACCTCGACGAGGGCATCGGGCCGGACGACGAGGGCTCCCTGCTGGCGACCGACGCCGGGATCGACGCCGGCGCGGCCACCGCCGAGGAGGCGGCCATGCACATCGTCCCCGACGACCAGGTGTGA
- a CDS encoding GNAT family N-acetyltransferase, with the protein MPYVRIQPDDHEAVGAAAEILEASRRLDDPTAPEVVRERYAGWLRYGWDLHPEEQFLLVPDGGGAPVGVLAVELPHRDNRHLVWAQITVRPDARRRGHGTAMAAEVLRRTREAGRTTIWMGCAADDAAAAAFLAGTGFHYASPDARRRQRLADVDPAEIARLRAGAEAAASDYELVRLTPPVPEELLAEIAVVAESINDAPMGDLTWEREVYDADLVRDIETAREGRGDRLYRVLARHRGTGVLGGHTMMVTDPVRPTWAFQGDTAVARGHRGHRLGLLLKIEMMAWLAEVEPQVQLVETWNQADNTHMIAVNEALGYRLDRVFHMYERQLDPAAQEQPAGELASV; encoded by the coding sequence ATGCCTTACGTACGCATCCAGCCCGACGACCACGAGGCGGTCGGCGCAGCAGCGGAGATCCTCGAAGCCTCGCGCCGGCTGGACGACCCGACGGCCCCCGAGGTCGTCCGCGAGCGGTACGCCGGATGGCTCCGCTACGGCTGGGACCTGCACCCGGAGGAGCAGTTCCTCCTCGTCCCCGACGGCGGGGGCGCGCCGGTCGGGGTGCTGGCGGTCGAGCTGCCGCACCGTGACAACCGGCACCTGGTCTGGGCGCAGATCACCGTCCGCCCGGACGCCCGGCGTCGCGGGCACGGGACCGCGATGGCCGCCGAGGTCCTCCGCCGCACCCGGGAGGCCGGCCGGACCACCATCTGGATGGGGTGCGCCGCCGACGACGCGGCGGCCGCCGCCTTCCTGGCCGGCACCGGCTTCCACTACGCCAGTCCCGACGCCCGACGCCGCCAGCGGCTCGCCGACGTGGACCCGGCCGAGATCGCCCGGCTGCGCGCCGGCGCCGAGGCCGCGGCGTCGGACTACGAGCTGGTGCGGCTCACCCCGCCGGTCCCCGAGGAGCTCCTCGCCGAGATCGCCGTGGTCGCCGAGTCCATCAACGACGCCCCGATGGGCGACCTGACCTGGGAGCGCGAGGTCTACGACGCCGACCTCGTCCGCGACATCGAGACGGCCCGCGAGGGTCGCGGGGACCGGTTGTACCGGGTGCTGGCCCGCCACCGCGGCACCGGGGTGCTGGGCGGGCACACGATGATGGTGACCGACCCGGTGCGGCCCACCTGGGCCTTCCAGGGCGACACGGCGGTGGCGCGCGGGCACCGCGGGCACCGGCTGGGGCTGCTGCTCAAGATCGAGATGATGGCGTGGCTGGCCGAGGTGGAGCCGCAGGTCCAGCTCGTCGAGACCTGGAACCAGGCCGACAACACGCACATGATCGCCGTGAACGAGGCGCTGGGCTACCGGCTCGACCGGGTGTTCCACATGTACGAGCGGCAGCTGGACCCGGCCGCTCAGGAGCAGCCGGCCGGGGAGCTGGCGTCGGTCTGA
- the era gene encoding GTPase Era: MASTAPEGFRSGFACFVGRPNAGKSTLTNALVGSKIAIASSKPQTTRHAIRGIVHRADAQLVLIDTPGLHKPRTLLGERLNDLVRGTWTEVDVIGVCLPANQKIGPGDTYLVGEIANLPRKPMLVAVATKSDLVGPQRMAEHLMAISALEEKLGIRWEHIVPVSAVGDDQLDVLADTLVSLLPEGPPLYPEGEITDEPEETLVAELIREVALEGVRDELPHSITVVVEEMNLREGRPAEKPLLDVFASMVVERDSQKGIIIGHKGERLRDIGAAARHQIEALLGTPVYLDLRVKVLKEWQRDAKHLNRLGF, translated from the coding sequence ATGGCCTCGACGGCGCCGGAGGGGTTCCGGTCCGGCTTCGCCTGCTTCGTCGGCCGTCCCAACGCCGGCAAGTCGACGCTGACCAACGCCCTGGTGGGCAGCAAGATCGCCATCGCGTCGTCGAAGCCGCAGACCACCCGGCACGCCATCCGCGGGATCGTGCACCGAGCGGACGCCCAGCTGGTGCTGATCGACACCCCGGGCCTGCACAAGCCGCGCACCCTGCTGGGGGAGCGGTTGAACGACCTGGTCCGCGGCACCTGGACCGAGGTCGACGTCATCGGCGTCTGCCTGCCGGCCAACCAGAAGATCGGCCCGGGCGACACCTACCTGGTCGGGGAGATCGCCAACCTGCCACGCAAGCCGATGCTCGTCGCCGTGGCCACCAAGTCGGACCTCGTCGGCCCGCAGCGGATGGCCGAGCACCTGATGGCCATCTCCGCGCTCGAGGAGAAGCTCGGCATCCGCTGGGAGCACATCGTCCCCGTGTCCGCCGTCGGCGACGACCAGCTGGACGTGCTGGCGGACACCCTCGTCTCGCTGCTCCCGGAGGGTCCGCCGCTCTACCCGGAGGGCGAGATCACCGACGAGCCGGAGGAGACCCTCGTCGCCGAGCTCATCCGCGAGGTCGCCCTCGAAGGCGTGCGGGACGAGCTGCCGCACTCGATCACCGTGGTGGTCGAGGAGATGAACCTGCGGGAGGGCCGGCCGGCCGAGAAGCCGCTGCTCGACGTGTTCGCCTCGATGGTCGTCGAGCGCGACTCCCAGAAGGGCATCATCATCGGCCACAAGGGCGAGCGGCTGCGCGACATCGGTGCGGCCGCCCGGCACCAGATCGAGGCGCTGCTCGGCACCCCCGTGTACCTGGACCTCCGGGTCAAGGTGCTCAAGGAGTGGCAGCGCGACGCGAAGCACCTGAACCGGCTGGGGTTCTGA
- a CDS encoding isoprenyl transferase, with amino-acid sequence MAKTPRRTTRDTPRPPARPPEPHPSGARPPALPVAKVPTHVAVVMDGNGRWAKARGLPRTAGHARGEDALFDVVEGAIEVGVRYLSAYAFSTENWNRSPDEVRWLMGFNRDVIRRRRDQMDALGVRVRWAGRRPRLWRSVIAELEEAERRTVDNDVLTLQFCVNYGGRAEIVDAARRIAELAAEGRLDPAKLTEERFRRYLDEPEIPDVDLFVRSSGEQRTSNFLVWQSAYAEMVFLDQLWPDFDRRDLWRAVELYADRDRRYGGAVPNAVRPADPDSGAGPA; translated from the coding sequence ATGGCCAAGACCCCGCGGCGGACGACGCGCGACACCCCCCGTCCGCCGGCCCGGCCGCCCGAGCCGCACCCCAGCGGTGCGCGCCCGCCGGCCCTGCCCGTCGCGAAGGTGCCGACGCACGTCGCCGTGGTCATGGACGGCAACGGCCGGTGGGCCAAGGCGCGCGGCCTCCCGCGCACCGCCGGCCACGCCCGCGGCGAGGACGCGCTCTTCGACGTCGTCGAGGGCGCCATCGAGGTCGGGGTGCGCTACCTGTCCGCCTACGCCTTCTCCACCGAGAACTGGAACCGCTCCCCGGACGAGGTCCGCTGGCTGATGGGCTTCAACCGCGACGTCATCCGCCGCCGGCGCGACCAGATGGACGCCCTCGGCGTCCGGGTCCGCTGGGCGGGCCGGCGGCCGCGGCTGTGGCGCAGCGTCATCGCCGAGCTGGAGGAGGCCGAGCGGCGGACGGTCGACAACGACGTGCTGACGCTGCAGTTCTGCGTCAACTACGGCGGCCGGGCCGAGATCGTCGACGCGGCCCGGCGGATCGCCGAGCTGGCGGCGGAGGGCCGGCTCGACCCGGCCAAGCTGACCGAGGAGCGCTTCCGGCGCTACCTCGACGAGCCGGAGATCCCCGACGTCGATCTCTTCGTCCGCTCCTCGGGGGAGCAGCGGACGTCGAACTTCCTGGTCTGGCAGTCGGCCTACGCGGAGATGGTGTTCCTCGACCAGCTGTGGCCGGACTTCGACCGCCGCGACCTCTGGCGGGCCGTCGAGCTCTACGCCGACCGGGACCGCCGCTACGGCGGGGCCGTCCCGAACGCCGTCCGTCCGGCCGACCCGGACAGCGGGGCGGGGCCAGCGTGA
- a CDS encoding hemolysin family protein yields the protein MNQQDAVQLAVALVLVVLAGLTAAAEAALYSFSKARADRLVADNVAGAGRVRKIAEDPPRFLNTALLLRTIFEISAIVLVALVVFGIFATTTERVLITAGSMIVVSYIFWGVAPRTLGRQHANRIACAAAGPLVAFTRVLGPIPRLLIMIGNALTPGRGFVDGPFATEAELREMVDYAEASAVIESGERKMIHSVFDLGNTIVREVMVPRTDMVFIEEHKTLRQAVSLSLRSGFSRIPVIRDGLDDVVGVLYLKDVIKRVYDSPGTQSTERVGPMMRQPVWCPDSKPVDELLQEMQAKRVHLVIVVDEFGGTAGMATIEDILEEIVGEITDEYDEENTDITELGEGRYRVSSRLPLDELGDLFGLELDDEDVETVGGLMAKQLNKVPIAGSVVTFEGLELLAERSTGRRNRIGAVVASRVRTEERPEDDSRTDDHRTDAATRLVVDETAPVA from the coding sequence GTGAACCAGCAGGACGCGGTCCAGCTGGCCGTCGCCCTGGTCCTGGTCGTGCTCGCGGGCCTCACCGCTGCCGCGGAGGCGGCCCTCTACTCGTTCTCGAAGGCGCGGGCCGACCGGCTCGTGGCCGACAACGTCGCCGGGGCGGGCCGGGTGCGCAAGATCGCCGAGGACCCGCCGCGCTTCCTGAACACCGCGCTGCTGCTGCGGACGATCTTCGAGATCTCCGCGATCGTGCTCGTGGCGCTGGTGGTGTTCGGCATCTTCGCGACGACCACCGAGCGCGTGCTGATCACCGCCGGGTCCATGATCGTCGTCTCCTACATCTTCTGGGGGGTCGCGCCGCGCACCCTGGGACGCCAGCACGCGAACAGGATCGCCTGCGCCGCGGCCGGCCCGCTGGTCGCGTTCACCCGGGTGCTGGGGCCGATCCCGCGGCTGCTGATCATGATCGGCAACGCCCTCACCCCGGGCCGTGGTTTTGTCGACGGCCCGTTCGCCACCGAGGCCGAGCTCCGCGAGATGGTCGACTACGCCGAGGCCAGCGCGGTGATCGAGTCGGGCGAGCGGAAGATGATCCACTCCGTCTTCGACCTGGGCAACACCATCGTCCGCGAGGTGATGGTGCCGCGGACCGACATGGTCTTCATCGAGGAGCACAAGACGCTCCGGCAGGCGGTGTCGCTGTCCCTGCGCTCCGGCTTCAGCCGGATCCCGGTGATCCGCGACGGGCTCGACGACGTGGTGGGCGTGCTGTACCTCAAGGACGTCATCAAGCGGGTCTACGACTCCCCGGGCACCCAGTCCACCGAGCGCGTCGGGCCGATGATGCGGCAGCCGGTCTGGTGCCCGGACTCCAAGCCGGTGGACGAGCTGCTGCAGGAGATGCAAGCCAAGCGCGTGCACCTGGTGATCGTCGTCGACGAGTTCGGCGGCACCGCGGGGATGGCCACCATCGAGGACATCCTCGAGGAGATCGTCGGTGAGATCACCGACGAGTACGACGAGGAGAACACCGACATCACCGAGCTGGGGGAGGGCCGCTACCGCGTCTCGTCGCGGCTCCCGCTGGACGAGCTGGGCGACCTCTTCGGCCTCGAGCTCGACGACGAGGACGTCGAGACGGTGGGCGGGCTGATGGCCAAGCAGCTCAACAAGGTGCCGATCGCCGGCTCCGTCGTCACGTTCGAGGGCCTCGAGCTGCTGGCCGAGCGCTCCACCGGCCGGCGCAACCGGATCGGGGCCGTCGTGGCCAGCCGGGTGCGGACCGAGGAGCGTCCCGAGGACGACAGCCGGACCGACGACCACCGCACCGACGCGGCCACCCGGCTCGTCGTCGACGAGACGGCGCCGGTCGCGTGA
- the recO gene encoding DNA repair protein RecO produces MPTYRDEALVLRTHKLGEADRIITLLSRRRGKIRAVAKGVRRTSSKFGARLEPFSHVDLQFAEGRSLDVVTQVESLDAFGPALTEDYPTYTAGQVMLETADRLVVEEGEPALQQYLLLVGALRVLNRGTADGPRPASMVLDSYLLRALAVAGYAPSFHDCARCGVVGPHTAFSPVAGGVVCERCRPAGASRPSPDTLELLGALLEGRWVDTRDAQTATAREASGITAAFATWHLDRNLRSLVHVER; encoded by the coding sequence GTGCCGACCTACCGTGACGAAGCGCTCGTGCTGCGCACGCACAAGCTCGGCGAGGCCGACCGGATCATCACCCTGCTGAGCCGCCGGCGCGGCAAGATCCGGGCCGTCGCCAAGGGGGTGCGGCGGACGTCGTCGAAGTTCGGTGCGCGGCTGGAGCCCTTCTCCCACGTCGACCTGCAGTTCGCCGAGGGCCGCAGCCTCGACGTGGTGACCCAGGTCGAGTCCCTGGACGCGTTCGGGCCCGCGCTGACCGAGGACTACCCGACCTACACCGCCGGCCAGGTGATGCTGGAGACGGCGGACCGGCTGGTGGTCGAGGAGGGTGAGCCGGCGCTGCAGCAGTACCTGCTGCTGGTCGGCGCGCTGCGGGTGTTGAACCGCGGCACGGCCGACGGACCGCGGCCCGCGTCGATGGTCCTGGACTCCTACCTGCTCCGCGCGCTCGCGGTCGCCGGCTACGCGCCGTCCTTCCACGACTGCGCCCGCTGCGGCGTGGTCGGCCCGCACACCGCCTTCTCCCCCGTCGCCGGCGGCGTGGTCTGCGAGCGCTGCCGGCCGGCCGGGGCCTCGCGGCCGTCCCCGGACACGCTGGAGCTGCTGGGGGCGCTGCTCGAGGGCCGCTGGGTCGACACCCGGGACGCCCAGACCGCGACCGCCCGCGAGGCCAGCGGCATCACGGCGGCGTTCGCCACCTGGCACCTGGACCGCAACCTGCGCTCGCTGGTGCATGTCGAGCGCTGA